The Podospora bellae-mahoneyi strain CBS 112042 chromosome 7, whole genome shotgun sequence genome includes a window with the following:
- a CDS encoding hypothetical protein (EggNog:ENOG503P1X4; COG:S) — translation MEYYTFSANDGTTLAFQSSTPLTPSPSPVNDSIVLFLHGFSGSSAYFARNFPALSERSWVLGLDTRGHGRSSHSKGGYHVARLASDLRDFLLHIYSLNPGKKYKITAVGQSIGAAILWTYTELFGDAEFTSFVFVDQAPLQDRDLRFEWDEKKAHRGCYDEESMLAAQAAWVERPEETYVALVDECLGYRYQPSSQDRDRSPEERQQDEEYFTSISRVCDGRWLARLLADHTRYDHREACELITKPTLVMAGRRSGCFSLEGMREVVERVKNGRGVNMESKAQMSVFESGHWLFWEEPERFNQEILEWVRRWE, via the coding sequence ATGGAATATTATACATTCTCTGCCAACGATGGCACCACCCTAGCCTTCcaatcctccacccccctcacacCAAGCCCCTCACCCGTCAACGACAGCATTGTTCTCTTCTTGCATGGGTTCTCCGGCTCCTCCGCCTACTTCGCCCGCAACTTCCCTGCTCTCTCTGAACGCTCTTGGGTGCTCGGCCTAGATACGCGGGGTCATGGCCGGTCCAGTCACTCCAAAGGAGGATATCACGTCGCCCGTCTAGCTTCTGACTTGAGGGATTTTCTCTTACACATATATTCACTCAACCCTGGAAAGAAGTACAAGATCACAGCAGTTGGACAGTCAATCGGCGCCGCTATTCTCTGGACCTACACTGAGCTTTTCGGGGATGCCGAGTTTACCTCATTTGTATTTGTCGACCAGGCACCACTTCAAGATCGGGATTTGAGATTCGAATGGGACGAGAAAAAGGCCCACAGGGGCTGCTATGACGAGGAGAGCATGCTCGCAGCACAAGCGGCCTGGGTTGAGAGACCGGAGGAGACATATGTTGCATTGGTGGACGAATGCCTGGGGTATCGCTAccaaccttcttctcaggATAGGGATAGAAGTCCAGAGGAGCGACAGCAGGACGAGGAGTATTTCACAAGTATCAGCAGGGTTTGtgatgggaggtggttggcgaGATTGCTGGCTGATCATACAAGGTATGACCACCGCGAAGCATGCGAGTTGATCACCAAGCCTACACTCGTGATGGCTGGGAGAAGAAGTGGATGCTTTTCGCTGGAAGGAATGAGGGAGGTCGTCGAGAGGGTCAAGAATGGGAGAGGGGTCAACATGGAAAGCAAGGCCCAGATGTCAGTCTTCGAGAGTGGCCATTGGTTGTTCTGGGAGGAGCCGGAACGATTCAACCAGGAGATCTTGGAATGGGTACGCCGGTGGGAGTAA
- a CDS encoding hypothetical protein (EggNog:ENOG503P6AU; COG:J) — MESLTAKFTTAFRSERLIYRAIDMQDIPLVARMLWDPVNQGFGDPTLYTPLSGTVGSVMVQKGLEASLLAVLICLPNPQAQQAAAPGFPGNSLRAAQESAIPIGSLMLGKPTAPQTDHWRWTRMGLGIAEEHQGNGYGKEAVNWALDWAFEFAGMHRVELTTASYNDRAIAMYKSLGFKEEGRKRETIYMDRRWWDMVEFGILEGEWEALRGKKSGQNGGQRVVQGGF, encoded by the coding sequence ATGGAGTCCCTCACGGCAAAATTTACAACGGCCTTCCGGTCAGAACGCCTTATCTATCGTGCAATCGATATGCAAGACATCCCCCTTGTGGCCCGCATGCTCTGGGACCCTGTCAACCAAGGATTTGGCGATCCTACCTTGTACACCCCTCTCAGCGGCACCGTCGGTAGCGTCATGGTCCAAAAGGGACTTGAGGCAAGCCTCCTAGCCGTATTGATCTGCTTGCCCAATCCTCAGGCACAGCAAGCTGCTGCACCCGGTTTCCCGGGCAACAGTCTCCGTGCAGCCCAGGAAAGTGCCATCCCCATCGGCAGTCTGATGCTGGGCAAGCCGACTGCGCCCCAGACTGACCATTGGCGCTGGACAAGAATGGGACTGGGCATTGCAGAGGAGCACCAGGGTAATGGATACGGAAAGGAGGCTGTGAATTGGGCGCTTGACTGGGCCTTTGAGTTTGCAGGCATGCACCGTGTCGAGTTAACCACAGCCTCTTACAACGACAGGGCTATTGCCATGTACAAGAGCTTGGGATTCAAAGAAGAGGGCAGAAAGAGAGAAACCATCTACATGGATaggcggtggtgggataTGGTTGAGTTTGGGATTCTGGAAGGTGAATGGGAGGCGCTGAGAGGCAAGAAGTCTGGCCAAAACGGTGGACAACGCGTTGTTCAAGGGGGCTTTTGA
- a CDS encoding hypothetical protein (EggNog:ENOG503PG2G), with product MLLQSDRANPLLRLSPKTRRRIYEFMGVAATEHVAASLVFNLHRNHHISATDKLVKRHLGFHGLLLSCRTIYKEAAGLLYAENVFVIHSSPGPSDPLLALTGTALGSLTCLKVVLNHTSCHQETSGGDNVADCCLATDELPSVGRSWCERTHSKAHQPPLRSTDPSALSLLLKWEAAARHLSEIPQDRLTLFFVCDVDHGDVEAGKLALAPLLTLPRLKGCHVRLGNRPDFELQNLVDEVVQKCLGLVPLPRTQRSAASSSQVASHFLDLPRELRLRILGFTNLVTPIKEVSWDGQAYRANRPTYSMQHQPGYNNDLHISCRRDHHHGCQFNNCWLECTTPGNYHAGCFCRLQHTAVSSHCRCWAPPTDLFLVCRTLYYEAQHVFFSTNRFIVHDYGDMLDPDIIPSLPWADTYPNTRLTASRFLRDQVPSNSLASLRFLELVFPAYMHHSWPSSPDHPAITDWVDTVEYVNDKINGPGLTLRVITINPPGTPPVGHDRLTVDQGRQIEQAYHNILSPLARLKDSRRGPLHRFYAHLAYPWAYTEDTMTMMATDVQKYYAFIRSQENKLKEAAEKMVLGDDRYYKQMSFSACSTRLEPLEAPEPHTGDDSDAQTPPIDYFHEVSHEVLNKPLEVWEREEREGKEPRISYWHFCHEVMRSSG from the coding sequence ATGCTGCTACAGTCTGATCGTGCGAACCCGCTGCTGCGCCTCTCGCCCAAGACACGCCGCCGCATTTACGAGTTCATGGGCGTCGCAGCTACAGAGCATGTCGCTGCAAGTCTTGTCTTCAACTTACACCGCAACCACCATATCTCCGCAACGGATAAGCTGGTAAAACGACATCTTGGATTTCATGGTCTTTTGCTATCATGCCGTACAATCTATAAAGAGGCCGCTGGTCTGCTGTACGCCGAAAACGTCTTCGTCATTCACTCTTCCCCAGGCCCTTCCGACCCACTGTTGGCCCTGACAGGTACAGCTCTGGGTTCGCTGACCTGCCTGAAGGTGGTGCTAAACCATACATCCTGCCATCAAGAGACTTCAGGAGGGGACAACGTTGCTGACTGCTGCCTGGCAACCGATGAGCTCCCCTCTGTCGGAAGATCCTGGTGTGAAAGGACCCACAGCAAAGCTCACCAGCCCCCTTTGCGCAGCACAGATCCGTCTGCCCTGTCTCTGCTGTTGAAGTGGGAGGCGGCAGCACGCCATCTTTCGGAGATACCACAAGATCGCCTGACGCTTTTTTTCGTCTGCGACGTTGATcatggagatgttgaggcGGGAAAGCTTGCTCTCGCGCCTCTCCTTACGCTGCCCCGTCTCAAAGGCTGCCATGTCAGACTTGGGAATAGGCCAGACTTTGAGCTGCAGAACCTGGTAGATGAAGTggttcagaagtgccttgGGCTCGTACCTCTCCCAAGAACCCAGCGTTCAGCTGCAAGTTCTTCACAAGTTGCCTCGCACTTCCTTGACCTTCCTCGTGAGTTGAGGCTCCGGATCTTGGGTTTCACCAATCTAGTTACCCCCATCAAAGAGGTATCATGGGATGGGCAGGCCTATAGGGCGAATCGACCAACATATTCGATGCAGCACCAGCCGGGCTACAATAACGACCTGCATATTTCTTGCCGTCGTGACCATCACCACGGATGCCAGTTCAACAACTGCTGGCTTGAGTGTACCACACCCGGTAACTACCACGCCGGCTGCTTTTGTCGTTTGCAACACACTGCCGTCTCATCGCACTGTCGATGCTGGGCTCCGCCAACAGACCTCTTCCTCGTATGCCGAACTCTGTACTACGAGGCTCAGCACGTGTTCTTTTCCACCAACCGGTTCATCGTTCACGACTATGGCGACATGCTGGACCCTGACATCATACCATCTCTGCCCTGGGCGGACACCTACCCAAACACTCGGCTCACGGCTAGTAGGTTTCTGAGGGATCAAGTGCCCTCCAACAGCCTCGCGTCTCTTCGCTTTCTTGAGCTTGTGTTCCCTGCCTACATGCATCACTCTTGGCCCAGCAGCCCTGACCACCCGGCCATTACAGATTGGGTCGACACGGTTGAGTATGTCAATGACAAGATCAACGGCCCAGGTCTCACCCTGAGAGTCATCACGATTAATCCCCCGGGCACCCCACCAGTTGGTCACGACAGGTTGACTGTCGATCAAGGAAGGCAGATCGAGCAGGCCTACCACAACATCTTGAGCCCTCTTGCCCGGTTGAAGGATAGCCGTCGTGGCCCTCTGCATCGATTCTACGCTCACTTGGCCTATCCTTGGGCGTACACGGAGGATACCATGACCATGATGGCAACTGATGTGCAAAAGTACTATGCCTTCATCAGATCTCAGGAaaacaagctcaaggaagCGGCGGAGAAAATGGTGCTGGGGGATGACCGGTATTACAAGCAGATGAGTTTCAGCGCTTGCAGCACTCGACTCGAACCTCTGGAGGCCCCCGAACCCCACACTGGCGATGACAGTGATGcacaaactcctcccatcGATTACTTTCACGAAGTATCACATGAAGTCCTGAATAAGCCTCTAGAGGTTTGggaaagagaggagagggaaggcAAAGAGCCAAGGATCAGCTACTGGCATTTCTGTCACGAGGTCATGCGTTCTtctggttga
- a CDS encoding hypothetical protein (EggNog:ENOG503P65I; COG:S), whose amino-acid sequence MSRPRSLQPPTRSGEPPLIKEPGSSRGWITDDQISYHGASSHAPQPTISQEPSWQYSLQSIMAPPVTSYDGIPFPAPRTSSENESSRATAGYKDKNREIEGEGEPPPEDDVVVPEYSHSAYNYGTWSAADDRTLVLGRSRGKHWVELQRTYFPTKTANACRKRYERLMERRGALEQDSQRLERISHEYMALRKQMWTPLADRVGEKWEVVEAACMSAGIRTIQSNARSHTNRWRKESRASQKGREAPLLLPRGPLNTSMPTLPTSEMGSKEMAGDFESPIPLQGPVHYQPHRDVGLMPPPPFPLSSSGSLPANGTTPSIPFAGYLHVKSTRRPVVSRTNTQRRSTGAELGWNTSN is encoded by the coding sequence ATGTCAAGACCACGAAGCCTTCAGCCTCCAACCAGAAGTGGAGAACCTCCGTTAATAAAGGAACCCGGATCTTCCAGGGGCTGGATTACCGACGACCAAATCAGCTATCACGGGGCCTCGTCACATGCGCCACAGCCGACTATTTCGCAAGAGCCAAGCTGGCAGTACTCCTTGCAGTCGATAATGGCGCCTCCAGTCACTTCATATGATGGGATACCATTTCCAGCGCCGAGAACGTCTAGCGAGAACGAAAGCTCCAGAGCCACTGCAGGATACAAGGACAAAAACAGAGAAAtagagggggaaggggaaccGCCCCCAGAAGACGATGTTGTTGTTCCAGAGTACTCTCACTCAGCCTACAACTACGGAACTTGGAGTGCGGCGGATGATAGAACGCTTGTACTGGGGCGGTCCCGTGGCAAGCACTGGGTGGAATTGCAACGAACCTACTTTCCGACCAAGACGGCTAATGCGTGCCGCAAACGATACGAACGGCTTATGGAGAGACGAGGCGCACTTGAACAAGACAGTCAAAGGCTAGAGCGCATCTCTCACGAGTACATGGCCCTGCGTAAGCAGATGTGGACTCCGCTGGCGGATCGGGTGGGGGAGAAatgggaggtggttgaggcgGCGTGTATGTCGGCTGGCATCCGCACCATTCAGTCCAACGCCCGCTCGCATACAAATCGATGGCGGAAAGAGAGTCGGGCATCTCAGAAAGGCCGCGAAGCTCCGTTGCTACTCCCGCGAGGCCctctcaacaccagcatGCCGACGTTGCCCACGTCAGAAATGGGCTCAAAAGAGATGGCTGGGGACTTCGAATCACCTATCCCTCTTCAAGGGCCAGTGCACTACCAGCCTCACAGGGATGTTGGTCTTATGCCACCCCCGCCGTTTCCTCTCTCGAGCAGTGGATCGCTACCAGCAAATGGGACAACGCCCTCAATACCTTTTGCTGGGTACCTGCATGTCAAGTCTACCAGACGACCAGTTGTTTCCCGGACGAACACACAAAGGCGTAGTACAGGAGCAGAGCTTGGTTGGAACACGAGCAACTAA
- a CDS encoding hypothetical protein (EggNog:ENOG503P2HW; COG:F), which translates to MVHPKHSHMELDEHALLEEFDERVKEGVVIYEGDHQVIRETYNGFPFEFRILKGHASKPEVSSSGSTPSASSATISSNGSTAHRPKTPEYLPGSDISLTGFEVRNSNADVGLGHYMIFNKFCAARPHYLLLTQNGHRRQHESLNFDDFGILWGVLSVLNKDWEAKKPGARRYMGMFNCGIDSGCSRLHKHMQVLAVPDEAEFGLWPDSASKYEEPKCIPFKYYKHDLDGRLDELSREREAWKRYLEFTAAAQEALMKAGYIPNAPDGVDATEIIPHNIILTREWLLVIPRTQAGMNGADANAAGYLGMVWISDEGRMRKWTDQGPVELLTRLGLPNDI; encoded by the exons ATGGTGCATCCCAAACACTCTCATATGGAGCTCGACGAGCACGCGCTACTGGAGGAATTCGATGAACGGGTGAAAGAAGGCGTCGTCATATACGAAGGTGACCATCAAGTCATCAGAGAAACGTACAATGGCTTTCCA TTCGAGTTCCGAATCCTCAAAGGCCACGCTTCCAAACCCGAAGTCTCCAGTTCGGGCAGTACCCCTTCGGCTTCCTCAGCCACTATCTCGAGCAATGGGTCGACAGCCCACCGGCCAAAAACACCCGAATACCTGCCTGGAAGCGACATCAGTCTCACTGGTTTTGAGGTCCGCAACTCCAATGCCGATGTCGGTCTCGGGCACTACATGATCTTCAACAAGTTTTGCGCCGCCCGGCCTCATTACTTGCTCCTGACGCAAAATGGACACCGACGACAGCACGAGAGCCTGAATTTCGACGACTTTGGTATTTTGTGGGGGGTATTGTCGGTGTTGAACAAAGACTGGGAGGCGAAGAAGCCTGGCGCCAGGCGGTACATGGGAATGTTCAACTGTGGAATCGATAGCGGGTGCAGCAGGTTGCACAAGCACATGCAAGTACTTGCAGTTCCAGATGAGGCCGAGTTTGGACTGTGGCCGGACTCGGCTTCAAAGTACGAGGAACCAAAGTGCATTCCGTTCAAGTACTACAAACATGATCTTGATGGGCGTTTGGATGAGCTTtccagagaaagagaggcCTGGAAAAGGTATTTGGAGTTTACAGCTGCTGCTCAAGAAGCATTGATGAAGGCAGGTTATATCCCAAACGCGCCGGATGGGGTTGATGCTACCGAGATAATTCCACACAACATTATTCTTACGCGGGAGTGGCTCCTGGTGATCCCGAGAACCCAGGCTGGAATGAACGGAGCTGATGCTAATGCTGCAGGGTATTTGGGCATGGTCTGGATATCGGATGAAGGCAGGATGAGGAAGTGGACAGACCAAGGCCCTGTCGAGCTGCTAACGCGTCTGGGCTTACCTAATGACATCTGA
- a CDS encoding hypothetical protein (EggNog:ENOG503P80C; COG:S), which yields MAGDSQQSGSIHLLYAPKEGVIELDIIAVHGLNGHYLHTWTHTDAPAKPVRRWSRLLRKGAAKTDTDTVWLRDLLPEKLPNARIMTFEYDSSIFGNRSTFGVEENAAKLLEELWNVREDEAEGRSIVFIGHGLGGIVIKQAISTANQNRRRLSQPWYADIADCTRGIVFFGTPHRGADKTKWLGLVSRIVQTATNQPKSKFINVLETHSAHLLEFSEDFKPYVNQYAIASFYEEQPHRLLGSLVVEKMSAVLWLAHEEAVMMGGDHSSMCKFGKNDKRFDLAWRAIRRVSKGRPDNNSAVVMMS from the exons ATGGCCGGCGACTCCCAACAATCTGGATCTATACACCTTCTATATGCCCCCAAAGAGGGCGTCATCGAGCTTGA CATCATCGCTGTACATGGCCTCAACGGACATTACCTTCACACCTGGACTCACACGGATGCTCCGGCCAAGCCGGTTCGCCGTTGGAGTAGGCTACTACGGAAGGGTGCTGCCAAAACCGACACAGACACAGTATGGCTGCGTGACCTTTTGCCCGAAAAGTTGCCAAACGCTCGCATCATGACCTTTGAGTATGATTCATCCATATTTGGCAACAGGTCAACATTTGGGGTAGAAGAGAATGCCGCAAAACTTCTGGAAGAGTTGTGGAATGTGCGGGAAGAC GAAGCAGAAGGCCGCTCGATTGTCTTTATTGGGCATGGTCTTGGTGGCATCGTCATCAAACAGGCCATATCCACAGCTAATCAGAACCGACGTCGACTctcacaaccctggtacgCTGACATAGCGGACTGCACCAGAGGCATA GTCTTTTTTGGAACCCCTCACCGAGGTGCTGACAAAACAAAGTGGCTCGGTCTTGTCTCACGCATTGTGCAAACAGccaccaaccagcccaaGTCGAAATTCATCAATGTGCTCGAAACCCATTCAGCACATCTACTTGAGTTCTCCGAGGACTTCAAACCTTATGTCAATCAGTACGCCATTGCCAGCTTTTACGAAGAGCAACCGCATCGTCTCTTGGGCagcctggtggtggagaaaaTGTCGGCCGTCTTGTGGCTAGCACATGAGGAGGCGGTCATGATGGGAGGTGATCATTCGAGCATGTGCAAGTTTGGGAAGAACGACAAGAGGTTTGATCTTGCCTGGCGGGCAATTCGACGAGTGTCAAAGGGGAGGCCGGATAACAATAGTGCAgttgtgatgatgagctAA
- a CDS encoding hypothetical protein (EggNog:ENOG503P0A6; COG:S), producing the protein MAQPKRMLIKELHTPDSSDLDLVLIHGLNGDPIETWRHQDTRQVWPQALLPDARPKTRVLSYGYNGDIYLNNSAANIRDIARSVLSNLDAGRRSDPHRPIIFVAHCLGGLIIKQALCFARAERRFHNIGDATKAVFFFGTPHSGANKQDWKRIAESYSVLSPHRGSVAPIVNAITTSAPKLGKLCDDFVELTDRYLIVTWYETVFWPGTKKCIVDQTSARMMAGGNEEAMPVEADHVNMCRFAGGDDPTLQELLMFVQRALGKEERMVPLGTIPSSEVSGTQGRTARTTIRQPYTIFTETVRERHIMIGTDLTGQLHSQQRSVTVESGASEAMTLGRVEEVEDDDSNRANHTQSPSQIGAPPVSEAEEMPWEAKLDASDSGRDSRRPNFLKRFAGRLRSKQTLIR; encoded by the exons ATGGCCCAGCCAAAGAGAATGCTCATCAAAGAGCTCCACACACCAGACTCATCCGACCTCGA TCTTGTCCTCATTCACGGCCTCAACGGTGATCCAATCGAGACATGGCGACATCAGGACACCAGACAGGTCTGGCCCCAGGCGCTGTTGCCTGACGCTCGACCCAAGACCAGAGTGCTGTCTTATGGCTACAATGGTGATATCTACCTCAACAACTCTGCCGCCAATATTCGAGACATCGCCAGATCAGTTCTTTCCAACCTTGATGCCGGCCGGAGATCTGACCCTCATCGTCCCATCATCTTTGTTGCCCACTGTCTGGGAGGTCTGATCATCAAACAAGCATTGTGCTTTGCCCGCGCTGAGCGCCGGTTTCACAACATTGGCGATGCTACAAAGGCTGTG TTCTTCTTTGGCACCCCTCACTCCGGAGCAAATAAACAAGACTGGAAGCGCATCGCTGAAAGTTATTCCGTCCTTTCCCCACACAGGGGCTCTGTGGCACCCATTGTCAATGCCATTACCACCTCTGCTCCCAAGCTAGGCAAACTTTGCGACGACTTTGTTGAGCTTACAGATCGCTATCTCATTGTGACATGGTATGAGACGGTGTTTTGGCCTGGGACAAAGAAGTGTATCGTCGACCAAACCAGCGCTAGAATGATGGCAGGTGGCAACGAAGAGGCTATGCCAGTGGAGGCTGATCATGTCAATATGTGCCGCTTTGCAGGGGGAGATGATCCAACGCTGCAGGAGCTGCTGATGTTTGTTCAGAGAGCCcttgggaaggaggagagaaTGGTGCCTTTAGGAACAATACCGAGTAGCGAGGTATCCGGCACTCAGGGACGTACCGCCAGGACTACAATTCGGCAGCCCTACACCATTTTCACGGAAACAGTGAGGGAGAGACACATCATGATTGGCACTGACCTCACTGGCCAGCTGCACAGCCAGCAGAGGAGTGTGACTGTG GAGAGTGGTGCTTCTGAGGCAATGACGCTTGGCcgtgtcgaggaggtcgaggatgatgactCTAATAGAGCCAATCATACTCAATCTCCAAGTCAAATCGGGGCTCCTCCCGTCTCAGAGGCAGAGGAAATGCCTTGGGAAGCAAAACTTGATGCTTCTGACTCCGGCCGGGACTCGCGGAGGCCGAACTTCCTGAAGCGTTTTGCCGGCCGTCTGCGTTCGAAGCAGACCTTGATCAGATAG